The region tgcataaactctgtGTGTCCttcccagagcaggatcatccactaggcaaccGAGGGAGGTGCCTGGGGCcaatgggtgtcaaggggcccagctACCACCTACTCTGACCTCTCTACGGTTTAGCTTACCAAAAGTACCAAAACGGGgcaccaaatctactaccttgcctagggtctCCTTCTACCTTAACCCAGACATACAGTATGTCTGTCCTTGTCTTGACTATTGGGACCGCATTAACCCCGAAACGATCATTGGTGTAAGGACAAATCAATTATATGTGTGTTGTTGGGACAATAAACTATAAACTGTGCCTGAACAAGGCTGTGTGTGGACCTCTCCTTTGACTCTGTGTATTACAATAGCCTTGAACCCTGCATCATTCAGCACCCGCTGGGCAGAGGTGTGCGATTCTTCCttacatgtcacatgacacaggtgCCCCAGGAGAGAAGACACGTGAGGAAGTAGccctttttttaaccacttcaggacgagagcaatttttacatatcagctcccattcattcgccaataactttattactacttatcacatctaactaatctatgtattttttttttttggaggacaaattaggcttttagtgagtgatatttttgtttagtaaCTACCTTATGttttgtgcattttaaagggataaATTtataaaaacacactatttctccatttacatccattaaagCTTTACAATAAAAAGTGCTAaacataagttaaacccacacattttatttgcttatccatcctgcttattacaatgtttagatcatgttcctagcacaatgtatgctgacaatattgtatttggaaataaaggtgtcttttttttctgttttgtgttttttttgctttctcattgtacactatcgattattataagaccttatttgcaaaaataacagtaaaatatcctcatggcatacatatttaaaaagccaggttcctaaagtaacaatatatgtattttctcttatattctgtcactttgttttaatTTTTCAGGTTTtggttttggtacagaatatacgAAAATGTTATTGCgtttgattcagtttgttacaaaaaaaaaaaaatacacaagacatagctcttaaccctaaaatctattctactacttaaaatgttaccacatatgtctcttgtagttatcCTAATACTTTCCCAAGCTTGATCATAACATACTGTaagtttaaaaattattttttatgttggattgagtctgtccctacctattttttatgtgatgtggggccaagctttaaaacacaccaaaatgtattctccaACTCAtcctggttaaaatgataccacatgtgcatcatttagtaacaaactagtGGTGCGCTCTCAGAGCCGAATAAACCTAGAGAAACTAGGTGATCAGGCATATACTGTCACCTGTGCCTAccgctcccccgttctcctcctaTCTAAATGCCCTCTCCGGCAGCCTCTGCACAGGCGCTGGCCGGGCTGAGCCTGTCCTACAGCGCGCCTGTGCCCGGGAgagcactgcgcatgcgtatgaCGTCGTGCACATGACATGGTGATGTCATACGCATGCGCAGAGAGCACTCCCTGCCACTGACGCACACTGTAGGACACGCTTAGCCCGGCCAGCGCCAGTGCAGTAGTGGCCGACTTCAGCGACCCGGAAGAGGCTCCtggaggggcatttaggtaggatgCGGGGTCAGAGAGAACGGGGGAGCGGTAGGCACAGGTGACAGTATATGCCTGATCCCCTCGTTTCTCTAGGTTAAtttagctctggtatcctttaaaaaagcgTAGTTTGCTGTTAACTCAAGCGGCACGTCAGTATAGAGCATGCTGTTGTACTTATCCGCGttgaccatacctcccaactttctcaGAATTTGAGATAAGAAAGTTGGACACtttaatgtctggtacacaccatgcaattttccttcAGATAGAAAGAttgaatcgataatttccaacaggtctgatctgattactgatcatttttttgatcgattttttttATCACGTCTATACAAAATTAATcggaaaaacaaacagaaaaacatATTGTACCTGTTGGGAATTATCGATATAACTTGTCTATCTGCCGGGACATcagttctggttccctttaatacaaaaAGAATGTTGGCATTTTCATTTCACTGCTAACCACTGTCTGTCAGATAtttgtaatgatttttttccccaagttTTCTCCCAAGAGATAATTTTCTATATTTcctacaaaataacttttcaatacccagcacctaaaaaaaaaacctaaagaggaggtataaaaaaaaaataatatcatTGACTTGCCTGCTGGAGgcttgaaatacatttttttgataaggtgtgaaaaaaaatctccggtgagaaaactcaggagaaaagataTGTGATCAGCAGCCTGTTCATTCATTTCCATACTGTCTGAGACACACTGGTTATGAAGGTGTACAATGGTCCCAGTGAGACATGCGCAGTGCTAAGGAGGGGCGGAGCAGAACCTTTACGTTAGAGGCGGATGTCGGGACTGAATGGTGAGGGGTGGGACTAAGAGGCGGAGTTATGCGGCAAGGCCACTGCCCTTAGGTGGAGGATAGGCGgcggtgattggttgattaggctGTCCTTCTACCCTTCGATAGTAGGCGGTGCTAGGAAGGACACGCCCTATACTTGGTGGATCGGAGCACGGATTGGTGGAGAGAGGTGAGGTCCGCCCCCGTCGCTGCTGAGGGCTCTGTGCTGGGAAATGCGGCCAGTGTGAGGCCGGGCTGTACCGGGAAGAGACGGGCGGCCCCGGGGAGAGCGGCGGCGGCTACATGCCGGGGGGAGCCGGGAGCAGCAGCgcagctacgggggagccaggtgAGAGCCCGCCCGGCCTGTCCGGCCACCGCCCCTGACCGAGTCACCCCTTACTagaccgaacccccccccccccccctcctgccgcccAACCCCTCCCACACCAGCCCTGACTGacctgtgctccccccccccccactgcctgaccgccccctgtgtgctgctgccACCCCTCACCTGCCAGACCCCATACCAGCTGTACCTACTGCCATCACTGCCTCCAGAGACCTCCATACAACCCCTGGCATCACTGCTCCACTCTTCCTCCAGAGACCACCATATCATCCCTGCCATCACTGCCTCCAGAGACCACCATACCAGCCCTGCCTCCAGAGACCACCATATCATCACTGCTCCCAGAGACCTCCATACCAGCCCTGCCTCTAGAGACCCCATACCAGCCATCACTGCCACCCACCCTGCCTCCAGAGATTCCCATACCAGCCCTGCCACCAGAGACCCCCATACCAGCCATCACTGCCCCCCACCCTGCCTCCAGAGACCACCATACAACCCCTGGCATCACTGCTCCACTCTTCCTCCAGAGACCACCATATCATCCATGCCATCACTGCCTCCAGAGAGAGACCACCATACCAGCCCTGCCTCCAGAGACCACCATATCATCACTGCTCCCAGAGACCTCCATACCAGCCCTGCCTCTAGAGACCCCATACCAGCCATCACTGCCACCCACCCTGCCTCCAGAGATTCCCATACCAGCCCTGCCACCAGAGACCCCCATACCAGCCATCACTGCCCCCCACCCTGCCTCCAGAGACCACCATACAACCCCTGGCATCACTGCTCCACTCTTCCTCCAGAGACCACCATATCATCCATGCCATCACTGCCTCCAGAGAGAGACCACCATACCAGCCCTGCGTCCAGAGACCACCATATCATCACTGCTCCCAGAGACCTCCATACCAGCCCTGCCTCTAGAGACCCCATACCAGCCATCACTGCCACCCACCCTGCCTCCAGAGATTCCCATACCAGCCCTGCCACCAGAGACCCCCATACCAGCTATCACTGCCCCCCACCCTGCCTCCAGAGACCACCATACAACCCCTGGCATCACTGCTCCACTCTTCCTCCAGAGACCACCATATCATCCCTGCCATCACTGCCTCCAGAGAGAGACCACCATACCAGCCCTGCCTCCAGAGACCACCATACCAGCCATCACTGCCCCCAGAGAACCCCTGGCATCACTGCCCCCCACCCTGCCTCCAGAGACCACCATATCATCCCTGCCTCCAGAGACCACCATATCATCACTGCTCCCAGAGACCTCCATACCAGCCCTGCCTCTAGAGACCCCATACCAGCCATCACTGCCACCCACCCTGCCTCCAGAGATTCCCATACCAGCCCTGCCACCAGAGACCCCCATACCAGCTATCACTGCCCCCCACCCTGCCTCCAGAGATTCCCATACCAGCCCTGCCACCAGAGACCCCCATACCAGCTATCACTGCCCCCCACCCTGCCTCCAGAGATTCCCATACCAGCCCTGCCACCAGAGACCCCCATACCAGCTATCACTGCCCCCCACCCTGCCTCCAGAGACCACCATACAACCCCTGGCATCACTGCTCCACTCTTCCTCCAGAGACCACCATATCATCCCTGCCATCACTGCCTCCAGAGACCACCATATCATCACTGCTCCCAGAGACCTCCATACCAGCCCTGCCTCTAGAGACCCCATACCAGCCATCACTGCCACCCACCCTGCCTCCAGAGATTCCCATACCAGCCCTGCCACCAGAGACCCCCATACCAGCTATCACTGCCCCCCACCCTGCCTCCAGAGATTCCCATACCAGCCCTGCCACCAGAGACCCCCATACCAGCTATCACTGCCCCCCACCCTGCCTCCAGAGACCACCATACAACCCCTGGCATCACTGCTCCACTCTTCCTCCAGAGACCACCATATCATCCCTGCCATCACTGCCTCCAGAGACCACCATACCAGCCCTGCCTCCAGAGACCACCACACCAGCCATCACTGCCCCCAGAGAACCCCTGGCATCACTGCCCCCCACCCTGCCTCCAGAGACCACCATATCATCCCTGCCATCCCTGCCTCCAGAGACCACCATATCATCACTGCTCCCAGAGACCTCCATACCAGCCCTGCCTCTAGAGACCCCATACCAGCCATCACTGCCACCCACCCTGCCTCCAGAGATTCCCATACCAGCCCTGCCACCAGAGACCCCCATACCAGCCATCACTGCCCTCCAACCTGCCTCCAGAGACCATCATACAACCCCTGGCATCACTGCTCCACTCTTCCTCCAGAGACCACCATATCATCACTGCCTCCAGAGACCACCATACCAGCCCTGCCTCCAGAGACCACCATACCAGCCATCACTGCCCCCCACCCTGCCTCCAGAGATCCCCTGGCATCACTGTCCCCCACCCTGCCTCCAGAGACCACCATATCATCCCTGCCTCCAGAGACCACCATATCAGCCCTGCCTCCAGAGACCACCATACCAGCCCTGCCTCCAGAGACCCCATACTAGACATCACTGCCCCCCACCCTGCCTCCAGAGACCCCCATAAAACCCCCTGGCATCACTGCTCCACTCTTCCTCCAGAGACCCCATACCGGCTCTTCCTCCAGAGACCCACATACTAGCCATCACTGCCCCCCACCCTGCCTCCAGAGACCCCCATACAACCCCTGGCATCACTGCCCCCCACCCTGCCTCCAGAGACCATCATATCATCACTGCCTGCCTCCCACCCTGCCTCCAGAGACCCCAATACCAGCCCAGGCATCACTGCCCCCCACCCTGCCTCCAGAGACCACCATATCATCCCTGCCTGCCTCCAGAGACCACCATATCATCCCTGCCGAGCTTGACAAAGGACAAGGATTGTCCGAAAGCTTGCTCTGTATATCTACTTATCTGCTCAATAAAAGAGCCTGGAGTGCTGCAAACCTCTTGTTTCTTCTCATATCATCCCTGCCATCACTGCCTCCAGAGACCACCATACCAGCCCTGCCTCCAGAGACCCCCATAAAACCCCTGGTATCACTGCTCCACTCTTCCTCCAGAGACCACCATACCAGCCATCACTGCCACCCACCCTGCCTCCAGAGACCCCCATACAACCCCTGGCATCACTGCTCCACTCTTCCTCCAGAGACCCCTGACTGACTTCACTGTAAGTTTACTGTCTCTGGTGATAACCAATGAGAAACTTCACTAATATGAATCCCTGCCACCTCCTGAATGGTTTTGCCCCACTCACATTACTGGTTGGCATTTCCAAGTACCTTGTATATGCACAAATTGCCTTCCTCGAGGGGCATAGAGCTTCTGTCCCATCCATGTTGGCACCACTGCCACCTGCTGACTGTGAAACAGTTCTGCAAGCTGATATGTCACTCATCTCGCTGCCTTCACCATGCTATCTGACTGTGCCATCCCTGTCACCTCGGTGTaactctatactgggcactgccaGGCTAGACTGAAATCTCTGCTGGCACCACCTGCATTGTGTTTTTCCCTCTGATATCCCTGTAACCTCAGGGCTTAGCCTCATGCCACCTTTTCAGACTGGCACCCCAACCAGTCTGTGACTGGCATGACTTGACAATCCCTGTTGGCTTTGTGTCATGCTTTCTACGGAAACTGGTCTGCACAATTTTCTGTTACTGCCCATCTCGACTGTGATGTCTGATGTAGTCCACTATATGTGCCACATCACTAATAAACTTAAAGGAATATTgaagggggaaaatgagttgaacttacccggggcttctaatggtcccccgcagacatcctgtgccagtgcagccactcaccgattctctggccccgcctccggttcacttctggaatttcagactttaaagtctgaaaaccactgtgcctgtgttgccgtgtcctcgctcctgttgatgtcaccaggagtgtacggcGCTGGCCCAGACCatacgcagtacgctcctggtgacatcaacaggagcgaggacacggcaacgcaggcacagtggttttcagactttaaagtctgaaattccagaagtgaaccggaggcggggccggagcataggtgagtggctgcgcgggcacaggatgtctgcgggggaccattagaagccccgggtaagttcaactcatcccccccccttctttacagtatttctttaatatgtttttgtttatacgctataacgctatcattttctgatgtctgctctatataagtactaaatataactaaataccatattgttattatgcatttatatagcagtgacttcacttcttctgcagcactttacagagtacatagtcatgtcactgactgtcctcagaggagctcacactctaatcctgccatagtcataatctaatgtcccaccatattattatgtgtttatatagcaccgacaacctctgcaacacattacagagtacatagtcatgtcactgactgtcctcagaggagttcacaatctaatactgccatagtcataatctaatgtcctaccatattattatgtatttatatagcactgacatcttttgcagcactttacagagtacatagtcatgtcactgactgtcctcggagctcacaatctaatccccaccatggtCGGCCTAAAATTGAGATGTGTACACACGCATTGTAACTGTCATCTTCAGAGATTAGGACTTGGTCCTTATTTTGACAGTTCCTGCCACAAGCTCATACAGGCTACCCTGCTGTGCCCTTCAAAAACAAATTACCTGAGTCATTATAATTCCCTTTTCCTGTCCTTACCCGGAAAGGCTTCAGTGCCATTTACCAACTGGAGCTGCCCATCTTCACGCTGTCCTCGCTATCTGTAGTTTGGCTGTCTTGTGACATTTAGTAATCTCACTGTATGGCATTTCAGATGCTTGGGGGGGTATTGCCTGGCAAGATTGACATTTAAACTAATTGATAACATGTCTTTTACATAATACCCACCAAGCCTGTGAACTCAGTCACTTTACGTTGCCTGCATCACTGTATTTACCTATATACCTCACAGCTATACAGAGGCTTATAAATTGAGTCTTTCCAAAAGTTTATCATCCTGATATCTTCCAAAGGTTCTCGATTGTCCTGGTATCTGCCAGGGGTTCCTTATCCTCCTGGTATCTGCCAGGGGTTCCTTATCCTCCTGGTATCTGTTGTCTTGAGACCTGAGTATGGTTGCTGGCATTATTTGTGGCTGTCACTTGCTAACATTACTATAATTTGTTTTATGTGCCCACTCTGCCCTACCTGAGATATCCCAAGGAGTTGTGGGTATCCTTTAGCACCTACATTAGTTTGTAGCATAGTAGTTCTTGTCATCACCAGCCTTTGTATCCTTGCGTTAAGCATTTGCATCACTGACTGGCTTGTTCAGGGAACTCTGGCAAACTGTTTACCTCTTCTACTGACTCTGCCAATCATCTCAGTGCCTGGCACTGCAAATACTGCCAGAGATCTCAACATTTCATCTACCTGGACAGCATCCAGCCTGACACGCTATGGTTGTCCTTCACTTCAGATAATCTGAAGCATTTCTTATACTGACAGGTATCCTTCCTTCTCCCAAGGCTGTCATCTTCTGCCTGGTACTTAATGTGCTTGCTGCGATGTCATCCCTCATTCCGCCAGCGTTCACCCATTTCTCCTGGCATTTGTCTTGCGTTATACTAACTGCTCTGAAATGAGCCAATCCCAACGCCAAATATTGTAGCCAAATTACTGCTGGTCTCAGATTTCTGATATTGGGGAGCAGTTATAATTCAGGGCAGGTTTGTGATATTGGGGAGCAGTTATGACTCGGGGCAGATTTCTGATATTGGCAGGCAGTTATGACTCGGGGCAGATTTCTGATATTGGCGAGCAGTTATGACTCAGGGCAGATTTCTGATATTGGCGAGCAGTTATGACACAGGGCAGATTTCTGATATTGGGGAGCAGTTATGACTCGGGGCAGATTTCTGATATTGGCGAGCAGTTATGACTCGGGGCAGATTTCTGATATTGGCGAGCAGTTATGACTCGGGGCAGATTTCTGATATTGGCAGGCAGTTATGACTCGGGGCAGATTTCTGATATTGGCGAGCAGTTATGACTCGGGGCAGATTTCTGATATTGGCGAGCAGTTATGACTCGGGGCAGATTTCTGATATTGGCGAGCAGTTATGACTCAGGGCAGATTTCTGATATTGGCGAGCAGTTATGACACAGGGCAGATTTCTGATATTGGCGGGCAGTTATGACTCGGGGCAGATTTCTGATATTGGGGAGTAGTTATGACTCGGGGCAGATTTCTGATATTGGCGAGCAGTTATGACTCGGGGCAGATTTCTGATATTGGCGGGCAGTTATGTCTCAGGGCAGATTTCTGATATTGGCAGGCAGTTATGACTCGGGGCAGATTTCTGATATTGGCAGGCAGTTATGACTCGGGGCAGATTTCTGATATTGGCGAGCAGTTATGACTCAGGGCAGATTTCTGATATTGGTGAGCAGTTATGA is a window of Hyperolius riggenbachi isolate aHypRig1 chromosome 6, aHypRig1.pri, whole genome shotgun sequence DNA encoding:
- the LOC137522020 gene encoding putative protein FAM47C, which produces MPTPTLCCDQCQLLTLPTQTLYSDQCQLLTPPTSSSANPDPLHPEQPSQSFAAVLVVRVVPLAALNDPDTPVGSALLLLHGNLCLCIYVIWHVLRLHSSCAQYAPDYIIVGGQRRHRGPPELQRRTETAARGWKKPQRPPYNPWHHCSTLPPETTISSLPSLPPETTIPALPPETTISSLLPETSIPALPLETPYQPSLPPTLPPEIPIPALPPETPIPAITAPHPASRDHHTTPGITAPLFLQRPPYHPCHHCLQRETTIPALPPETTISSLLPETSIPALPLETPYQPSLPPTLPPEIPIPALPPETPIPAITAPHPASRDHHTTPGITAPLFLQRPPYHPCHHCLQRETTIPALRPETTISSLLPETSIPALPLETPYQPSLPPTLPPEIPIPALPPETPIPAITAPHPASRDHHTTPGITAPLFLQRPPYHPCHHCLQRETTIPALPPETTIPAITAPREPLASLPPTLPPETTISSLPPETTISSLLPETSIPALPLETPYQPSLPPTLPPEIPIPALPPETPIPAITAPHPASRDSHTSPATRDPHTSYHCPPPCLQRFPYQPCHQRPPYQLSLPPTLPPETTIQPLASLLHSSSRDHHIIPAITASRDHHIITAPRDLHTSPASRDPIPAITATHPASRDSHTSPATRDPHTSYHCPPPCLQRFPYQPCHQRPPYQLSLPPTLPPETTIQPLASLLHSSSRDHHIIPAITASRDHHTSPASRDHHTSHHCPQRTPGITAPHPASRDHHIIPAIPASRDHHIITAPRDLHTSPASRDPIPAITATHPASRDSHTSPATRDPHTSHHCPPTCLQRPSYNPWHHCSTLPPETTISSLPPETTIPALPPETTIPAITAPHPASRDPLASLSPTLPPETTISSLPPETTISALPPETTIPALPPETPY